In the Leclercia adecarboxylata genome, TGGTTGCCAGCACCTTCGCCGCCAGTCCGGTCGGATTACGGCGTCCGGTTTCCCAGCTTTTTATGGTGTCGAGGCTGGTTCCCAGCACTTTCGCCATCTCACTCTGTGAAACGTTCAGTTGTGCCCTGATAGCCTTCACGTCTGCCAGCTCGTAACGGGTGACGCGGGCAGGCTCTCTGACGCCGTTTTTGATTTCAACGGCTTCTTCCAGCGATGCTTTCAGCTCGTCAAAAAAACTCATGTCACACCTCGTCTTTCAGTTGTTGGGTCAGCGTCTTCAGCGCGGCTTTCTCCGCGTCCGTCAGGCTGTCTTTGGTGCTTTTCGGGTAGGCCATCACCAGATAAATCACCTCGGCGGTGGCCAGAAAATAAATCACCCTCGCGCTGCCGCTTTTTCCCTGGTTGCCCGTCGCCATTCTGACTTTTCGCAGCCCGCCGGTTTTCTGGATGAGATCGCCTTTGTCCGGCGACTCAATCAGCGTCTTTTGCAGCTCCCTGAGCTCTTCATCCGTGGCGATCTGTTTTATCTGACGGGTAAACATCGGGGTCTCGATAAATTCAATCGTGTGACTCACGGTTGTCTCCTGTATTTAACGGAGTACATAGTACACTTAATTCTGATTCCGGAAAAGAGGTCACATCGAGGGGCCATAGTACCGGGTCGGCTTTTTCTGCGGCTCCGGCTGTTGCTCGCGCAGCTTTTCCGCACGGGCGCGGTCATGCTGCGCAATCAGCGCATCAAGCGGCTGACGTTCCTGCTCAAGCTCTCGACCTGCGCGCGCAAGCTGTCCACCTGACTGCTCAAGTGCTGACACACCCGGTCGCTGTGCGTCAGCGCCTGTGAGGTAGCCTCGAACATGTGCTGCAAACTGCTGTAGCTGTCCTGCCACGCCTGCTGCTGTTGCTCGTAGCCTGCCTGTAAGCTCTCTAAGGCGCTCAGAAGCTGTTTTTCCATCTCGGTCATGGTTTTGGTCATCCTCGGTGTTAAAAACATGCTGTGGCGTTTCATGGC is a window encoding:
- the nadS gene encoding NadS family protein, which translates into the protein MSFFDELKASLEEAVEIKNGVREPARVTRYELADVKAIRAQLNVSQSEMAKVLGTSLDTIKSWETGRRNPTGLAAKVLATIQANPKFFQELAAH
- a CDS encoding MbeD family mobilization/exclusion protein, encoding MKRHSMFLTPRMTKTMTEMEKQLLSALESLQAGYEQQQQAWQDSYSSLQHMFEATSQALTHSDRVCQHLSSQVDSLRAQVESLSRNVSRLMR
- a CDS encoding type II toxin-antitoxin system RelE/ParE family toxin: MSHTIEFIETPMFTRQIKQIATDEELRELQKTLIESPDKGDLIQKTGGLRKVRMATGNQGKSGSARVIYFLATAEVIYLVMAYPKSTKDSLTDAEKAALKTLTQQLKDEV